AAAGAAAAGAACGAACAAAAATGCTGCTCCGCACACGCCGGCATAAATCCAAAATACCGAGCCTTTAAAGGTTTCAAGCATATAAGGGAAAAACACAGAGACAAGAAAGCAGGCTGTCCACAGACACACAGTGGCAACAGACATTGCTCTGCCTCGAATTTTTGTCGGAAATATTTCAGATATTACTACCCAGACAACCGGCCCCATAGCTACGGCAAATGAAGCAACATAGGTCAATACAAAAAGCAGCACCCATGGGCCTTCAAACTGTTCCATTCGAATTGCCCTGCCGAGCAGCAGCAAACTTATCCCCATCCCGGCACTTGCAATCAACAATAAAGGCTTCCTTCCAAGCTTATCCACAACAGCAATAGCCACAACAGTAAAGGTTAAATTCACAATTCCCACAATAACAGTATCTGAAAGAGCCGATTCCGCTGTCAATCCTGCGTTTTTGAAAATTTCCGGAGCATAGTATAGAACGATATTTATTCCGGTGATTTGCTGGAGGATGGCGAGTCCTGCACCGATAATCAAAGCCATCCTTATCCCGGGTTTGAACAGATCCCAAATCGAGCCGCTCTCCATTGCGATGGTATCCTTTATTTCTTTTAATTCGGCTTCAGCATGCTCACTGCCGCCCACCTTTGTAAGGATATTTCTCGCCTTCTTTTCTTTGCCTGCTTCTGTTAACCACCTCGGACTTTCCGGAACCAAAAAAAGCAAACCAAAAAACAGTATCGCCGGCACCGCTTCCGAGCCGAACATCCATCTCCAGCCGTACTCAACATTCCAAGCTTCGCCGCCCTGGCGAGCAATCATAGTGTTTACAAAATAGACAACCAGCATTCCGCCTATAATGGCAAACTGGTTTAAGGAAACCAGCCGCCCCCTTATTCTGGCTGGGGATATTTCAGCTATATACAAAGGCGACAGCATTGAGGCAGCTCCTACTCCTAACCCACCTACAATCCTGGCGATAATAAAATCAAATAATTGATAAGGCATAGCCGACCACATCGCAGAGATAAAGAACATTCCCCCCGCAAGCATCATAACACGCTTCCTGCCAAAACGGTCGCTAAGCGTCCCTGCAAACATAGCCCCGAAAATACATCCAACAAGTGCAGCGGAGGCAGCCCAGCCGGTCATCATAGAATTCAGTTCAAAACGGGTGCGCAGAAAACCAATCGCACCGGAAATTACCGCTGTATCATAACCAAACAGCAAACCGCCAAGGGCAGCTACTGCCGCAACAACAGCTACGTAACTCAAACTTCCCTGCGATATTGCAGAGGGCTGATTAACAGTATTCATTCCATTTTCAGTCATTTAAAACCTTTAAAAATCTCGCCCAAGCGCCTTGAACATTGCAACGACATTATCTATCGGGACATTGCTTTGTATATTGTGAATCGAAGTGGCTGCGAAGCCATTTTTTTGCTGAAAAATCTCGATTCTTTCAGAAACTTCCCTGTAAACTTCTTCAGGTGTCCCGAAAGGCAGGGTGTTCTGAGTATCAACTAATCCGCCCCAAAAAGTAATATCTTTACCGAAGCGATCTACTAGCTCCTGCGGTTCCATCCCTGCAGCCGAACATTGTACAGGATTAAGAATATCAAACCCGGCTTCTATGAACTCCGGAATCAATTGCTTTACGGCTCCGCAGGAATGAATAAACACCTTCCATGAAGTATTTTGATGTATAAAATCATTAATCGCTTTATGAAACGGCTTATACAAATCACGGTAAGCCTGCGGTGAAATGAACAGCCCTGTCTGCATTCCGAAATCAGTGCCGGTGGTAAAAACCGCCTGTACATCATCTCCGAGAGCTTCTGCAAGCAGCCCAAGATTTTCGAGGGCTATCTCGCATTGTTTTTCAAAGACTGCATAGACATAATCCCGCCTCGCAACAGTTGAAACATACCATTCTTCGACATCCCTAATGCCGGGAGTGTGTTTCATCCCCACAGCCGGAATCATAGCAATATCGCCAAACGGCGTACCCGGAGAGGTAAGAACCGCCCCTTTCCCACGTTCTGCGGCAGCTTTGGCTTCCTTCTTATAATACTCTATATCACTCTCCGAAAGTACACCGAACTCAACACAGTTATCCGCCGGATTAAGCTTTTCTTCATCTATCGGCTCTTGACGGCAAATTGCATCAAAGTAAAACCCATCCTTCGGCATATGACCGCTTGGAGGGACTGATGTATCACCTTGCGGGTGAAGGAATAAGCCTCCCTCACCATCCGGTGTTACATTGAAATCACCCGGCACGAGGACTTCTGTTCCGTCAAATAGCGTAAACGGCTTCCAGTCTTTATTTTCAAAGCCAAACATATTCTTTGGCCCAAAGACACCCATAACATCAATCCCCAAGGCCTCCATCAGTTTACTGTCCAGCTCACCAAGCATCTGGTAAGGCTCTATAACTTTGACACGATAATCCTTTTCACCAAGCACGGTCTGACGCAATTTTGATAAAGTGCTAACTGCGATGCCCGTTACGGCTGTAGCTCCAAAGTCCACACATACCTGATCAACGGGTTCGTGATTTAATGTTTTTTGAAGACGCTGTCGAGAATTCAAAGCATCTTTTGGCATACGTATCTCCCTTTGCTTGATTTCACTGTAAAGAAATCATTTAACTTTCAATATCTTCATAATTTGCGGGCAGCGGCCGAATAATTATTTACTACCTAACTTTAAAGCTCACATCGCCTTCTTTAATTTCTTCAAAAGGACCCGGGGTTGGATTGCCCTTACTTCTTTGAGCTTTTAAATAATCGGTATCAACTTTTAGATTAGAGCCGTCACAGTCCAGATAAGGCAAGTCTGAAATTTCAGTTCTGCCAAGAATTTCTGTAGTAATCAGCATAGTATCCGCTGAAACCGCAGACTCGGGAAACGCCAGCTCTATATTACTATCATCTCTGGAAAGCTTTAACTCAGGGTCGAAGTCCTGTAAGACAATCGGATTTTCCTCGCTCTCAGAAGCTTCAGCCCCATTCAGGAAGACATTTCCGCCCATATATACCGGCAGAATCGCCTTGTCGTAAGATGCAAGGCCATCGCCGCCAATGAAGATGTTGTTGTAAAAACGATTGTCTCCGTTTTTGATGTTGCTCAGCCCTGCAATTTCCGTGGAATGAGGCTTATGATAAGGCGTTTCACGGTTGAACTCAGCACTTCTAAAAATCTCTCCAGCGAACAAATTATGGACGTACGCCCCGCCCTGCGAATTGTCATAAAATGCTCTGCGTGAAAGAAGGATGTTATTATCAACAACAAAAGGCCCGTGATTAACCTCAACAAACAAATCCTCATAGACATCATTATCGTGGAATAAATTACGCGTTACCCGAGTTCCCTGAGTCATCCAGTCCAGCCACATTCCTCTTGCCGTACGGTAGATATGATTATCGCTGATCAAACAATCAATTGGAGCATGCAGTTTAATGCCTGCCATTTCAGCCCCGGAAAACAGCTGCCGGACGTGAATATCGTGAATTTCATTATCCTTGATCGTGCTGAAAACAGCGCCGAGACTGCCGACCAGCCCCGCCTGCTCGCAGTGAGAAATGGTATTTTTGCGCACTGTATGATGGCCGATATTATTTTTCTCCCATCCATTATCTTTTGCACGTTTAATTGTTTGAACATAACCCACTGCAGTGTCTTGGGAGGTGTTATCCCATTTATCTCCATACTTCCCAAGCGTAACACCTGTACAGGTTGAGTAGCTGATTTGGTTATTCTCTATTAGCCAACCCTTGCTCCAATGCGTTCCAATCAGTCCGATCTGTTCGGCCGTCGGCGGAGCCCAAGGTGTAGCAGCGTGCATCAATTTGAAGCCGCGTACAGTGATATAATTTCTCCCTGGCTTTTCAGGGTAAAAAACAGTCTGGCGCACATTGATCTCAACCTGCTCCCTGTTGGGGTTTACATCCTTGAACTGTGCCCAGATCGTTGTTTGTGAATCGCTCACTTCGGCATACCATAAACCTGAATTAGAAGAGTTCATTTCGGGGCTCCACAGAGGATTCTTAACAGGCTTTGAACCGCTGCTTAGAAAAACTAAGCAAATGGTCTGATTTCCGCTTACGGGTTTAATCCGGGCGGTAAAGCTGTCCCAAGACTGCCATCCAGCGGTATTTGGTATATCAGCAGTTCCCAGGAGCTTCCCTTCCGGAGAATCCAGACGAATCTCTATAAGGCCGCCAGTAGTGTCTGAAGCTGCACCGAAAGTTATCTGGCCGGCATTCTCTCCAAAATCAACATCATACCGCGCCCAGTCGCCATGCTGGATAAAAGCAATGCACTGACCTCCCTGAGATGCAGGCTCCTTTCTAACCCCATGCTGGGTTGAGAAATCGGCGGCGGGAATTTTCTCTCCCCCCTCAGGCTTAATCCAGTTCACATTCAACAGATAAGAAGAGGGCTGACGATATGCCCAGATGGGCTGTTTTTTCACAGGCTGCAAAACTTGGGACTTCTCAGAAGCTTCGGTTAGCCAATGACCGTTCAGATACACCGCACCGGTATGGTGTTCCCGGCCTCTCGCATCAAACCAGTCTCCTGAAATCAGATCATCATAAGGATTGAATCCACCAAAAAAACTGTTGGGCTTGGTTATCTTCCATGTGTCATTCTGAACCTTTTCCCAATCGGTAACCCGCTCTGACCCTTTGATCACAACATCCTCGCCTGCAGCTGCCTGATACACAATACGCCTCTTATTTGATTCACCCCCTCGCGGCGGATTGATCCGCTCACGGTAAACTCCTTCGTGAACAGTTATCACATCACCTGGCTGAGCAATCTTAGCGGCTGCGGAAATTGTTTTAAAAGGGGCATTTAAAAAGCCCTCATTGCTATCACTGCCGTCTTTAGAGACGTGATACTGCTGCCCTGCGGCTATTGAGCAGAGCATAAAAGCAGCCGCCAAAGATAAATTTACCTTGGATTTAGATATCACATTCATTTGTTATTATCCCTTCCCTTATTTAGCATTAATTT
This window of the Sedimentisphaera salicampi genome carries:
- a CDS encoding uroporphyrinogen decarboxylase family protein — translated: MPKDALNSRQRLQKTLNHEPVDQVCVDFGATAVTGIAVSTLSKLRQTVLGEKDYRVKVIEPYQMLGELDSKLMEALGIDVMGVFGPKNMFGFENKDWKPFTLFDGTEVLVPGDFNVTPDGEGGLFLHPQGDTSVPPSGHMPKDGFYFDAICRQEPIDEEKLNPADNCVEFGVLSESDIEYYKKEAKAAAERGKGAVLTSPGTPFGDIAMIPAVGMKHTPGIRDVEEWYVSTVARRDYVYAVFEKQCEIALENLGLLAEALGDDVQAVFTTGTDFGMQTGLFISPQAYRDLYKPFHKAINDFIHQNTSWKVFIHSCGAVKQLIPEFIEAGFDILNPVQCSAAGMEPQELVDRFGKDITFWGGLVDTQNTLPFGTPEEVYREVSERIEIFQQKNGFAATSIHNIQSNVPIDNVVAMFKALGRDF
- a CDS encoding carbohydrate-binding protein, with amino-acid sequence MNVISKSKVNLSLAAAFMLCSIAAGQQYHVSKDGSDSNEGFLNAPFKTISAAAKIAQPGDVITVHEGVYRERINPPRGGESNKRRIVYQAAAGEDVVIKGSERVTDWEKVQNDTWKITKPNSFFGGFNPYDDLISGDWFDARGREHHTGAVYLNGHWLTEASEKSQVLQPVKKQPIWAYRQPSSYLLNVNWIKPEGGEKIPAADFSTQHGVRKEPASQGGQCIAFIQHGDWARYDVDFGENAGQITFGAASDTTGGLIEIRLDSPEGKLLGTADIPNTAGWQSWDSFTARIKPVSGNQTICLVFLSSGSKPVKNPLWSPEMNSSNSGLWYAEVSDSQTTIWAQFKDVNPNREQVEINVRQTVFYPEKPGRNYITVRGFKLMHAATPWAPPTAEQIGLIGTHWSKGWLIENNQISYSTCTGVTLGKYGDKWDNTSQDTAVGYVQTIKRAKDNGWEKNNIGHHTVRKNTISHCEQAGLVGSLGAVFSTIKDNEIHDIHVRQLFSGAEMAGIKLHAPIDCLISDNHIYRTARGMWLDWMTQGTRVTRNLFHDNDVYEDLFVEVNHGPFVVDNNILLSRRAFYDNSQGGAYVHNLFAGEIFRSAEFNRETPYHKPHSTEIAGLSNIKNGDNRFYNNIFIGGDGLASYDKAILPVYMGGNVFLNGAEASESEENPIVLQDFDPELKLSRDDSNIELAFPESAVSADTMLITTEILGRTEISDLPYLDCDGSNLKVDTDYLKAQRSKGNPTPGPFEEIKEGDVSFKVR
- a CDS encoding sugar porter family MFS transporter, which translates into the protein MTENGMNTVNQPSAISQGSLSYVAVVAAVAALGGLLFGYDTAVISGAIGFLRTRFELNSMMTGWAASAALVGCIFGAMFAGTLSDRFGRKRVMMLAGGMFFISAMWSAMPYQLFDFIIARIVGGLGVGAASMLSPLYIAEISPARIRGRLVSLNQFAIIGGMLVVYFVNTMIARQGGEAWNVEYGWRWMFGSEAVPAILFFGLLFLVPESPRWLTEAGKEKKARNILTKVGGSEHAEAELKEIKDTIAMESGSIWDLFKPGIRMALIIGAGLAILQQITGINIVLYYAPEIFKNAGLTAESALSDTVIVGIVNLTFTVVAIAVVDKLGRKPLLLIASAGMGISLLLLGRAIRMEQFEGPWVLLFVLTYVASFAVAMGPVVWVVISEIFPTKIRGRAMSVATVCLWTACFLVSVFFPYMLETFKGSVFWIYAGVCGAAFLFVLFFVPETKGKSLEEIAKSWL